A genome region from Methylicorpusculum oleiharenae includes the following:
- a CDS encoding TIGR02450 family Trp-rich protein, translated as MPHISFIPMARINPEKQLITKWTAVEPKRKERHFIVTKLICLTDEIFVVACVLEAVINKNNYEMDWRELKDTKVWKTGWE; from the coding sequence TTGCCGCATATTTCATTTATTCCAATGGCAAGAATCAATCCCGAAAAACAGCTAATCACAAAATGGACAGCAGTGGAACCAAAACGAAAAGAGCGGCATTTTATTGTAACTAAACTGATATGTTTAACTGATGAAATCTTTGTTGTCGCCTGTGTGCTTGAAGCTGTGATCAATAAAAATAACTATGAAATGGACTGGCGCGAACTTAAAGACACAAAGGTCTGGAAAACGGGATGGGAATAA
- a CDS encoding tyrosine-type recombinase/integrase produces the protein MSTSTQTITPLRQRMIDDMRIRNLADNTQSAYLQQVIAYAKYFHRSPDELDQEAIRAYQVYLTKTRRLSPSSISVTTGALHFLYKVTLNRDWAIDEIPMPKRPFKLPVVLSREEVMQFLSSVDSIKHRTILMTAYAAGLRVSEAIHLKVSDIDSQRMMLRVDQGKGRKDRYVMLSPRLLEALRAYWKTVRPTLWLFPGDLIGQPITRCAVEMACQKAHRASGITKPITPHSLRHAFATHLLESGTDVRTIQLLLGHRSLATTSRYLKVATTTVCATASPFDCLPQIEKQAIPPAPPAHF, from the coding sequence ATGTCTACATCTACTCAAACCATCACACCGTTGCGCCAACGCATGATCGACGATATGCGAATTCGCAACCTAGCCGATAATACCCAATCAGCCTACCTGCAACAGGTTATCGCGTATGCAAAATATTTTCACCGCTCCCCGGATGAACTTGATCAGGAAGCGATTCGTGCCTATCAGGTTTATTTAACCAAGACCCGCAGACTGTCTCCGAGCAGTATCAGTGTTACCACCGGCGCGTTGCACTTTTTGTATAAAGTCACGCTCAACCGCGACTGGGCCATTGATGAGATTCCCATGCCTAAACGGCCCTTCAAACTGCCGGTAGTTCTCAGCCGAGAGGAAGTCATGCAGTTCTTGTCTTCGGTCGACAGCATCAAGCACCGAACGATTCTCATGACGGCCTATGCCGCAGGTTTGCGGGTCTCCGAAGCGATCCATCTCAAGGTGAGCGACATCGACAGCCAGCGCATGATGCTCCGCGTCGATCAAGGGAAAGGGCGCAAAGATCGCTACGTCATGCTCTCACCCCGTTTGCTTGAAGCACTGCGCGCCTATTGGAAAACAGTGCGCCCGACGCTGTGGCTGTTTCCCGGCGATCTGATCGGCCAACCGATTACCCGATGCGCCGTCGAAATGGCCTGCCAGAAAGCCCATCGTGCCTCTGGGATTACTAAACCCATTACGCCACATTCGTTGCGTCACGCGTTTGCTACGCACCTGCTGGAATCCGGCACCGATGTGCGTACCATTCAACTGCTGTTGGGTCATCGCAGCCTGGCTACTACTTCGCGTTACCTGAAGGTTGCCACTACGACCGTGTGCGCTACCGCCAGTCCCTTTGACTGCTTACCCCAGATTGAAAAGCAGGCGATACCCCCCGCGCCGCCCGCTCATTTCTGA
- a CDS encoding dirigent protein: MGEPGDSAGDILTFDQPLLNEKAEQIGNNSGTCIRTRMGHSFQCQWTLTLKNGSIQVAGRELDQGASDIAIVGGTGQYAGISGQMESVNNGDGTFTQTLHYWIR; encoded by the coding sequence ATAGGTGAGCCAGGTGATTCGGCGGGCGATATCCTGACCTTCGATCAGCCCTTACTAAACGAAAAGGCTGAGCAGATCGGCAACAACAGCGGCACGTGCATACGCACACGCATGGGTCACAGCTTTCAATGCCAATGGACCTTGACACTCAAAAACGGCAGCATCCAGGTGGCGGGACGGGAGTTGGATCAAGGGGCATCAGACATAGCGATTGTTGGTGGCACAGGCCAATACGCGGGCATCAGCGGGCAAATGGAATCCGTCAATAATGGAGATGGTACTTTTACACAAACTTTGCACTATTGGATTAGATAG
- a CDS encoding CIA30 family protein, which produces MGIKQLIAKLFILIIFGVTRSVLANDFIIDDRRSGNLKSNLGIEWHVVTDQVMGGMSSGKLTLDRYRGRDCLRMQGDVSTENNGGFVQIALSLSDQDHFDASAFAGIVMQVAGNNEDYNLHFRTSDLGFPWQSYRARFKATSDWQTLRIPFDDLEAYKTTQKFRPNKLKRIGLVGIGRDFKADLCLASIHFYSGNN; this is translated from the coding sequence ATGGGAATAAAACAACTCATCGCTAAACTTTTCATATTGATAATCTTTGGGGTAACGAGATCGGTGCTAGCAAATGATTTTATAATTGATGATCGAAGAAGTGGCAATCTGAAATCCAACCTTGGCATTGAATGGCACGTGGTCACCGACCAGGTGATGGGCGGAATGTCCAGCGGCAAGCTCACCCTGGATAGGTATAGAGGAAGAGACTGTTTACGTATGCAAGGGGACGTCTCAACTGAGAACAACGGCGGTTTTGTGCAAATAGCATTGTCATTGTCTGATCAAGACCACTTCGATGCATCAGCGTTTGCTGGCATTGTCATGCAAGTAGCTGGCAACAACGAAGACTACAACCTGCATTTTCGCACTTCGGACCTTGGCTTCCCATGGCAATCCTATCGTGCCCGCTTCAAAGCTACCAGCGACTGGCAAACCCTCCGCATTCCTTTTGACGATTTGGAAGCCTACAAAACAACACAGAAATTCCGCCCAAATAAACTGAAACGTATCGGACTGGTGGGTATCGGGCGCGACTTTAAGGCGGATCTATGCCTCGCCTCTATCCATTTTTATAGTGGGAATAATTAG